In Oenanthe melanoleuca isolate GR-GAL-2019-014 chromosome 8, OMel1.0, whole genome shotgun sequence, a single genomic region encodes these proteins:
- the PDE4DIP gene encoding myomegalin isoform X2: protein MAASQGELWGEGDEEPVPAEPRGSSGPPGSQSDPLMQTCLLRDLEMGPLAHTQTLRDFEKHLNDLKKENFSLKLRIYFLEERVQQKGEESRDDVYRRNIELKVEVESLKRELQEKQQALDNTWVAAENQTSRSQAALQQQYEERQRESEHVYELLENKIQLLQEEARLARSEAEQATALARAEAERCRELTGKLKEAARTKQEDRSDNGCVSMAHRRIEELTQELAASNQLVEMLSAEKRGLQQCLEGSPVTEGQGLQDERQQPAPGSTAAEEHVSDVRAAELQGKLQHSEAANKLLQEKLNELNFELKSVQETSQRQDRTIQSLNEALKSKDSKTEELYHIIEGQNETMAKLRDMLHRNQLGQLQVSESPLSPQEQQMSLLDLQNTLFCTKLEVQRLKRAQRQKEHQLAEAKRATQLLETTVHEEEQQKEATWKHNQELRAVVQQLQAELQDKAQQLQTLEWEKSRELQVQEQRVQRLTQQLARKEQLLQESKELLQCQQSLEKSPAAMNTMLEKLQQRVSDRDAALERAVDEKFCALEEKEQELQQLRLRMRERGGDLERLRSVLSSNEATIHSLESLLKAKTLELEQVSATCQNLRWLKEEIEAKSGSRQKEQEGIIQQLQTCLHDRNKEVEELTATLLCKLGPGQSEVAEELCLRLQHKEKMLQDLLSDRNRQTMEHDAEIRELLQALSTKEQQSRVAAEKMAQALAERSCELQLLRQHVLGKEPAGTQSAGARPLKQDKPIQDILQRASGATVVAGSPQEDSSCRTQGVTMSAAELEKDLVNAKEELELMVKKERESRQELTALQSVVATQEEELQVQASDIESLTRTIQMKEDLIKDLQMQLVDPEEIPAMERLTQEVLVLREKVAIAESQGQEATGNRRQQLLLMLEGLVAERNRLNEALQAERQLYGSLVKFHTHPDSAARDHALQVELEGVHELRGQLEEALGRSLECLSRLETQGAIGGQAAGTHSDTSTNFTDSMKEEAARGLAAQQSNPRVPKENGGTESRTAPERELRAERELRELKAQLEEAGFSSISHIRKAMLSLCLENAELKERMGEATSLLESGEPEEPGLGSPLAPEPRRLQRKSRSSLGDGQGLPAERGTVPTKRPALEARSQHDMPKRPCPGSPAGGDGSHVDGSVPGGGWPGLGAELRSQVAQGQRQCQELQDKLAASEATVRAQAEQLEKYHVLLREPQTQQLSKQVQVDFQDLGYETCGRSETEADREETTSPECEEQDVFSETSLGEELGSHCQPGMSRAGKTMALEDVEALHQHIQDLKAQLLNANKVIQSLQRRARSISVTSGYTSSAERPLPAPKASASPAHSLTDEDEGWQSDGHGTLCPPALRAHRDLQSLVHRVALLEAQLPAAKHGAALPKELQSATWPGKYNSLIQAQARELSHLRQLLREGRGLSRSLAQHLRDALRSFEDLLRGTDIDYYLGQGFREQLAQGRQLAERLSDKLGIRDRQDGEDKSSHELLAQRLSRELQEKEKVIESLEVKLQERSESPGSSCPPSESSHSASSSSFTSEGLEPCSDGDAASEYSQCHEEPAQHTGLHFDSLSKPVSAPLPALAPGLSPFLPAGPPPPAAPPLLGCCGNSVCSLAEAQQELQVLRRQLGESVTLPVAPAKPTVPLGPFGEGSKAAAPFCPHGALQGLAELPGAAHSRPLWDAPPPGQLLWGALPLGYPSGQKLTGADLLEEHLLEIRNLRQRLEESICTNDRLREQLERRLASTGKASGLPSDVYAQTPELGLQLSRENQALHEENRTLRLQRDHLSQELARVQEALAAACSRAREAEAELGQRRGKQRRLAEELSECQESVRQLRDERHSLQEDNNRLQHSVTLLQQQSEEQRLLLQTLRAELHVYESLPGPSAETRAGCFPSPPVRDVGTNSAAALLSPVPSGTSVVRRMDEPRGADVVVRKSEALTGAHVVGRLDTYRALEQHVLQGKALARELMCLTRPALGLPNCSLPGKEALGWTGTGQGHLWGSASTLHAILEECVALLAAFWSTVLPVSPAQHQGKEQVLQGEIAALRARLSEREDALQSTARRLRSTAQLKDSMEQFIVSQLTRTHTVLRKARTNLEVKAQQALPVA from the exons caaCAAGCCCTGGACAACACATG GGTGGCTGCGGAGAACCAGACGAGCCGCAGCCAGGCCGCGCTCCAGCAGCAGTACGAGGAGCGGCAGCGGGAGTCGGAGCATGTCTATGAGCTCCTGGAGAACAAgatccagctcctgcaggag gaggcCAGGCTGGCACGCAGTGAGGCCGAGCAGGCCACTGCgctggccagggctgaggcGGAGAGATGCCGGGAGCTGACAGGGAAGCTGAAGGAAGCGGCGAGGACAAAGCAGGAGGACAGGAGCGACAATGGCTGTGTCTCCATGGCCCACAG GAGGATCGAAGAGCTGACCCAagagctggctgccagcaaCCAGCTCGTGGAAATGCTGTCAGCAGAGAAGCGTGGcttgcagcagtgcctggagggGTCTCCAGTCACGGAGGGGCAG gGTTTGCAGGATGAACGtcagcagccagctccaggtagcactgcagcagaggagcacGTGTCCGATGTGcgtgcagcagagctgcagggcaaaCTCCAGCACTCTGAGGCTGCCAACAAG CTGCTACAGGAGAAGCTGAATGAAttgaattttgaattaaaatctGTTCAAGAAACATCACAGAGGCAAGATCGTACAATCCAGAGTCTGAACGAGGCCCTGAAGAGCAAAGACAGTAAG ACAGAGGAGCTGTACCACATCATCGAAGGGCAGAATGAGACCATGGCCAAGCTGCGGGACATGTTACACAGaaaccagctgggacagctgcag GTGTCAGAGAGCCCACTGtcaccccaggagcagcagatgtCACTGCTGGATCTTCAGAACACACTTTTCTGCACCAAGCTGGAGGTGCAGAGACTGAAGAGAGCTCAGCGCCAGAAGGAGCATCAGCTGGCTGAAGCCAAGAGAGccacccagctcctggagacCACAGTGCatgaggaagagcagcagaaagaggCAACCTGGAAACACAATCAG GAGCTGCGTGCTGTGGTACaacagctgcaggcagagctgcaggacaaggctcagcagctccagactTTGGAGTGGGAGAAGAGCCGTGAGCTGCAGGTCCAGGAGCAGAGAGTTCAGCGTTTGACTCAGCAGCTGGCTCGCaaggagcagcttctgcag GAGTCCAAGGAGCTTCTGCAATGCCAGCAAAGCTTGGAGAAGAGCCCTGCAGCCATGAATACCATGTTGGAGAAACTTCAGCAGCGTGTCAGtgacagggatgctgctctggaG CGAGCAGTAGATGAGAAGTTCTGTgccctggaggagaaggagcaagagctgcagcagctgcgtCTCCGCATGCGGGAGCGCGGCGGTGACCTGGAGAGGCTGCGCAGTGTCCTGTCCAGCAACGAGGCCACCATCCAC AGCCTGGAGAGCCTCCTGAAAGCCAAAACCCTGGAACTGGAGCAGGTCTCAGCAACCTGCCAAAACCTCCGCTGGCTCAAAGAGGAGATTGAGGCCAAAtctggcagcaggcagaaggAGCAAGAGGGCAtcatccagcagctgcagaccTGCCTGCATGACAGGAACAAGGAAGTGGAG GAGCTTACAGCAACTCTGCTGTGCAAGCTGGGCCCCGGGCAGAGCGAGGtagcagaggagctgtgcctgcGTCTTCAGCACAAGGAGAAGATGCTGCAGGATCTCCTCAGCGACCGCAACCGTCAAACCATGGAGCACGATGCTGAAATTcgagagctgctgcaggctctgagcaccaaggagcagcagagcaga GTGGCTGCAGAGAAGATGGCACAGGCTCTGGCTGAAAGGAGCTGTGAGCTACAACTGCTGCGCCAGCAcgtgctggggaaggagcctGCTGGGACCCAGTCAGCTGGTGCCAGGCCACTGAAGCAGGATAAACCCATACAG GACATACTGCAAAGAGCTTCTGGAGCTACAGTCGTAGCTGGATCCCCACAGgaggacagcagctgcaggacacagggag TTACAatgtcagcagcagagctggagaaggatcTTGTCAATGCcaaagaggagctggagctAATGgtgaagaaagaaagggaaagcagG caggagctcactGCTCTCCAGTCTGTGGTGGCCacacaggaggaggagctgcaggtgcaggcCTCAGATATCGAGTCCTTGACCAGAACCATCCAGATGAAAGAGGACCTCATCAAG GATCTGCAGATGCAGCTGGTGGATCCTGAAGAAATTCCAGCCATGGAAAGGCTGACACAAGAAGTGCTGGTGCTTCGGGAGAAAGTGGCCATAGCAGAGTCCCAGGGACAGGAGGCTACTGGAAACAGAAGGCAGCAG TTGTTACTGATGCTGGAAGGGCTGGTGGCTGAGAGGAACCGGTTAAATGAGGCTCTCCAGGCTGAGAGGCAGCTCTATGGCAGCCTGGTGAAGTTCCACACACACCCAGACAG CGCTGCGAGAGACCACGCCCtgcaggtggagctggaagGGGTCCACGAGCTCCGGGGACAGCTGGAAGAAGCTCTTGGCAGAAGCTTGGAGTGTTTGAGCAGGCTGGAGACGCAGGGCGCCATAGGAG GTCAGGCCGCGGGCACACACTCCGATACCAGCACCAACTTCACCGACAGCATGAAGGAGGAGGCAGCCCGAGGCTTGGCAGCCCAGCAG AGCAACCCCCGGGTCCCCAAAGAAAATGGGGGGACTGAAAGCAGAACAGCGCCCGAACGGGAGCTGCGGGCCGagcgggagctgcgggagctgAAGGCGCAGCTGGAAGAAGCCGGCTTCTCCTCTATCTCCCACATCAG GAAGGCCATGCTGAGCCTGTGCCTGGAAAACGCGGAGCTGAAAGAGCGGATGGGTGAAGCCACGTCGCTGCTGGAGAGCGGCGAGCCggaggagcctgggctgggcagccctCTGGCCCCTGAGCCCCGCAGGCTGCAGCGGAAGAGCCGCAGCTCCCTTGGGGATGGCCAGGGGCTCCCGGCAGAGAGAGGAACGGTGCCCACCAAACGCCCGGCGCTGGAGGCTCGATCCCAGCACGACATGCCCAAGagaccctgccctggcagcccgGCTGGAGGGGACGGGAGCCAT GTGGACGGCTCGGTTCCCGGCGggggctggccagggctgggcgCAGAGCTGCGCTCCCAGGTGGCACAGGGCCaaaggcagtgccaggagctgcaggacaagcTCGCTGCCTCGGAGGCCACGGTCCGGGCACaagctgagcagctggagaaataCCATGTCCTGCTCC gtgaacctcagacacagcagctcagcaagcAGGTGCAGGTGGACTTCCAGGACCTGGGCTATGAGACCTGTGGGCGAAGTGAGACCGAGGCTGACCGTGAGGAGACCACCAGCCCTG AGTGCGAGGAGCAAGATGTATTCAGTGAGACCAGCCTGGGTGAGGAGCTGGGGTCCCACTGCCAGCCAGGGATGTCCAGAGCAGGCAAAACCATGGCCCTGGAAGATGTGGAGGCTCTGCACCAGCACATCCAGGACCTCAAGGCCCAGCTGCTCAATGCCAACAAGGTGATCCAGAGCCTGCAGCGCCGTGCCCGCTCCATCTCTGTCACCAGTGGCTACACCTCGAGTGCTGAGCggcccctgccagctcccaaGGCCTCGGCAtccccagcccacagcctgaCGGACGAGGACGAGGGCTGGCAGTCGGATGGGCACGGCACGCTGTGCCCACCTGCCCTGCGGGCACACCGTGACCTGCAGAGCCTGGTGCACCGCGTGGCCCTGCTCGAGGCACAGCTGCCCGCAGCCAAGCACGGAGCCGCTCTGCCCAAGGAGCTGCAGTCTGCCACTTGGCCAGG GAAATACAACTCTCTGATCCAGGCACAGGCTCGGGAGCTGTCCCACCTGCGGCAGCTGCTGCGGGAGGGCCGTGGGCTGAGCCGCAGCCTGGCCCAGCACCTGCGCGACGCCCTGCGGTCCTTCGAGGACCTGCTCCGAGGCACTGACATCGACTACTACCTGGGCCAGGGCTTTAGggagcagctggcccagggcaggcagctggcTGAGAGGCTCAGCGACAAGCTGGGCATCA gaGATCGACAAGATGGGGAGGATAAAAGCAGTCACGAACTCCTGGCACAGAG gctgagccgggagctccaggagaaggagaaggtgaTTGAGAGCCTGGAGGTGAAGCTGCAGGAGCGCTCTGAGTCCCCAGGTAGCAGCTGCCCCCCCTCGGAGTCATCCCACTCTGCCAGCAGCTCGTCCTTCACCTCTgaagggctggagccctgctctgatGGGGATGCAGCCAGCGAGTACAGCCAGTGCCACGAGGAGCCTGCCCAACACACAG GCCTTCACTTTGACTCTTTGTCCAAACCTGTTAGTGcccccctgcctgccctggcccctgggctgtcccccttcctccctgccGGGCCCCCTCCTCCTGCGGCCCCGCCactcctgggctgctgtgggaatTCTGTCTGCTCCctggctgaggcacagcaggaactgcaggTGCTCCGGAGGCAACTGGGAGAAA gtgtgacACTGCCCGTGGCACCAGCAAAGCCCACGGTTCCTCTGGGCCCCTTCGGAGAGGGCAGCAAAGCCGCAGCCCCGTTCTGCCCGCACggagcactgcaggggctggctgAGCTCCCCGGGGCCGCCCACAGCCGCCCCCTCTGGGACGCGCCCCCGCCcgggcagctgctctggggggcGCTGCCCCTGGGGTACCCGTCCGGCCAGAAGCTGACAG gggcAGACCTGCTGGAGGAACACCTGCTGGAGATCCGCAACCTGCGCCAGCGCCTGGAGGAGTCCATCTGCACCAACGACCGGCTGCGGGAGCAGCTGGAGCGCCGCCTGGCCTCCACCGGCAAGGCCAGCG GACTGCCCAGCGATGTCTATGCTCAGACAccggagctggggctgcagctgagcagggagaaCCAGGCTCTGCACGAGGAGAACCGGACCCTGCGGCTCCAACGGGACCACCTGTCCCAAG agctggcacgGGTGCAGGAGGCACTCGCGGCTGCCTGCTCCCGGGCACGGGAGGCTGAGGCGGAGCTGGGCCAGAGGCGTGGGAAGCAGCGGAGGCTGGCGGAGGAGCTCTCCGAGTGCCAGGAGAGCGTCCGGCAGCTCCGGGACGAGCGGCACTCTCTGCAGGAGGACAACAACAG gctgcagcactcGGTGAcgctcctgcagcagcagagcgAGGAGCAGCGCCTGCTCCTGCAGACCCTGCGTGCGGAGCTGCACGTCTACGAGAGCCTGCCTGGCCCCTCTGCCGAGACACGGGCAG GTTGCTTCCCATCTCCTCCAGTGCGTGATGTTGGCACGAACTCAGCAGctgccctcctctccccagtgcCCTCTGGCACGTCGGTGGTCCGACGGATGGACG AGCCACGTGGGGCAGACGTGGTGGTGAGGAAGAGCGAGGCACTGACAGGGGCTCACGTCGTTGGCCGCCTGGACACGTACcgagccctggagcagcacgTCCTGCAGGGAAAGGCCTTAGCCCGGGAGCTGATGTGTCTCACACGCCCAGCACTTGGGCTGCCCAACTGCTCGCTCCCGGGAAAGGAG GCCCTGGGATggacaggcacagggcaggggcacctgTGGGGCAGCGCCAGCACCCTGCACGCCATCCTGGAGGAGTGTGTGGCTCTCCTCGCTGCCTTCTGGAGCACTGTGCTGCCcgtgagccctgcccagcaccagggcaag GAGCAGGTGCTCCAGGGTGAGATTGCAGCACTGCGGGCCCGGCTCTCCGAGAGGGAggatgctctgcagagcacGGCCAGGAGGCTGcgcagcacagcccagctcaagGACAGCATGGAGCAGTTCATCGTCAGCCAGT TGACCAGGACCCACACTGTGCTGCGCAAGGCCAGGACGAACCTGGAG GTGAAGGCCCAGCAGGCCCTGCCTGTTGCATGA